A region of Ferruginibacter albus DNA encodes the following proteins:
- a CDS encoding sterol desaturase family protein, producing the protein MKFEKIHNKGQAQLFRNQYLEYLTKTHPLVIWGMYIPIIAFMLYYSAAVLTLDAWQIVMAFFAGMFFWTFFEYIMHRFTFHMVAESERAKKIVYVMHGNHHEYPRDKERLFMPPVPSIIIASAIFSLMYLIASLFNGSNYVFPFFPGFMLGYLMYGTMHYAIHAWNPPYKWMKPLWRNHHLHHYKNDHQGFGVSTTLWDRVFGTMFDLSKEKEDKEKVRELMYERK; encoded by the coding sequence ATGAAATTTGAGAAGATACATAATAAAGGTCAGGCACAATTATTCAGGAATCAATACCTCGAATACCTTACAAAAACACATCCTTTGGTAATTTGGGGAATGTATATTCCTATTATTGCTTTTATGTTATACTACAGTGCTGCTGTTTTAACATTGGATGCATGGCAAATTGTTATGGCTTTTTTTGCCGGCATGTTCTTTTGGACTTTTTTTGAATATATTATGCATCGTTTTACTTTTCATATGGTGGCGGAAAGCGAACGTGCTAAAAAAATTGTGTATGTAATGCATGGTAATCATCACGAATATCCTCGTGACAAAGAACGTTTGTTTATGCCTCCGGTGCCAAGCATTATTATTGCTTCCGCTATTTTTTCTTTGATGTATCTTATTGCTTCGCTTTTCAACGGAAGCAATTATGTATTTCCCTTTTTCCCGGGATTTATGCTTGGGTACTTAATGTACGGCACCATGCACTATGCTATTCATGCGTGGAACCCTCCGTATAAATGGATGAAACCTTTATGGCGCAACCATCATCTTCATCATTATAAAAATGATCACCAGGGTTTTGGTGTAAGCACAACATTGTGGGACCGTGTATTTGGTACCATGTTCGATCTTTCTAAAGAAAAGGAAGATAAAGAGAAAGTGAGAGAACTAATGTACGAACGAAAATAA
- a CDS encoding TIGR02757 family protein gives MKQKELIEFLNKKVDEYNQPFFIKNDPVSIPHLFTKKQDIEIAGFFAALFAWGNRTIIINKSKELMSLMNNAPYEFCMNNDLKRLQHLLTFKHRTFNSTDLLYFIEFLQHHYSNHDSLETAFSKWMNKDDADTKNALNGFYNYFFSLEDHPLRTQKHIASPQKNSTCKRLNMYLRWMVRNDKKGVDFGIWKDISPTQLICPVDVHVARVARYFKLLQRKQTDWQAALELTQHLRTFDKNDPVKYDFALFSLGVMGKFN, from the coding sequence ATGAAACAAAAAGAACTCATAGAGTTTCTAAATAAAAAGGTTGATGAATACAATCAACCTTTTTTTATTAAGAACGACCCGGTTTCTATTCCACATCTTTTTACAAAAAAACAAGACATAGAAATTGCAGGTTTCTTTGCAGCGCTTTTTGCATGGGGCAACCGAACCATCATTATTAATAAAAGCAAAGAGCTCATGAGCTTAATGAATAATGCCCCCTATGAGTTTTGCATGAATAATGATCTAAAGCGATTGCAACATCTCCTTACTTTTAAACATCGCACTTTCAATAGCACGGATCTTTTATACTTTATTGAATTTTTGCAACATCATTATTCTAATCACGATTCTTTAGAGACTGCATTCAGTAAATGGATGAATAAGGATGATGCAGACACAAAAAATGCGCTTAACGGATTTTATAATTATTTTTTTTCCTTAGAAGATCATCCGCTAAGAACACAAAAGCACATAGCATCGCCGCAAAAAAATTCAACCTGTAAACGTTTAAATATGTATTTGCGTTGGATGGTGCGTAATGATAAAAAAGGGGTTGACTTTGGTATATGGAAAGATATTTCACCAACGCAATTAATTTGCCCGGTAGATGTGCATGTGGCAAGAGTGGCCCGTTATTTTAAATTGTTACAACGAAAGCAAACAGATTGGCAGGCCGCATTGGAATTAACTCAACATCTGCGTACATTCGATAAAAACGATCCTGTTAAATACGATTTTGCCTTATTCAGTTTGGGCGTTATGGGAAAATTTAATTAA
- a CDS encoding cystathionine gamma-synthase translates to MKLATKFIHAGAEPDPSTGAIMTPIYQTSTYVQEAPGKNKGYEYARSQNPTRKALEDAFAVIENGKFGLAFSSGVAATDAVLKLLSVGDEVVTGNDLYGGTYRLFTKLYENFGISFKYVDASDANNIKKAISSKTKMIWIETPTNPLLSIIDIEAVVNIAKENKVIVVVDNTFASPYLQNPLDMGADIVMHSVTKYIAGHSDVIQGCLVMNDATLREKLYFIQKSSGAVPGPMDCFLALRGIKTLHLRMQRHCENGEKIANYLRKHPKIAKVYWCGFEDHPNYAIATKQMRGFGGMISFVLKDESIEAANKVLSSTKLFSLAESLGGVESLINHPATMTHASIPREERIKNGLSDSLIRLSVGVEDADDLIEDLKQAIG, encoded by the coding sequence ATGAAACTCGCTACAAAATTCATTCATGCCGGTGCAGAACCCGATCCATCAACCGGCGCAATAATGACGCCGATATATCAAACCTCTACTTATGTACAGGAAGCACCGGGGAAAAACAAAGGGTATGAATATGCACGATCGCAAAACCCAACACGTAAAGCATTGGAAGATGCTTTTGCTGTAATTGAAAACGGAAAGTTTGGATTGGCTTTCAGTAGCGGGGTTGCAGCAACGGATGCTGTTTTAAAATTATTATCTGTCGGAGATGAAGTGGTAACGGGCAACGATCTGTATGGCGGCACTTATCGCTTATTTACAAAATTGTATGAGAACTTTGGGATCTCCTTTAAATATGTAGATGCTTCCGATGCAAATAATATAAAAAAAGCAATATCCTCTAAAACAAAAATGATATGGATTGAAACACCCACCAATCCTTTATTAAGCATAATCGATATTGAAGCAGTTGTAAACATTGCAAAAGAGAATAAGGTAATAGTAGTTGTAGACAATACGTTTGCATCGCCCTATTTACAAAACCCTTTAGATATGGGTGCGGATATCGTAATGCATTCTGTTACTAAATACATTGCCGGACATAGCGATGTTATACAAGGTTGTTTAGTGATGAATGATGCGACGTTGAGAGAAAAATTATATTTTATTCAAAAAAGCAGCGGTGCTGTTCCCGGCCCGATGGATTGCTTTTTAGCTTTACGTGGTATTAAAACATTGCATTTACGTATGCAACGTCATTGTGAGAATGGAGAAAAGATCGCAAACTATTTACGCAAGCATCCTAAGATCGCAAAAGTTTACTGGTGCGGATTTGAGGATCATCCTAATTATGCCATTGCAACAAAACAAATGCGTGGCTTTGGTGGCATGATAAGTTTTGTTTTAAAAGATGAAAGTATAGAAGCCGCCAATAAAGTCTTATCATCTACTAAGCTTTTTTCATTAGCCGAAAGCTTAGGGGGTGTAGAATCATTGATCAATCATCCTGCAACAATGACCCATGCTTCTATTCCGAGAGAAGAAAGAATTAAGAACGGTTTATCAGACAGCTTAATAAGATTAAGTGTGGGCGTGGAAGATGCAGATGACCTGATAGAAGATCTAAAACAGGCAATTGGATAA
- the asnB gene encoding asparagine synthase (glutamine-hydrolyzing): MCGIAGIISTDKRLLNRDNLQRMTDALSHRGPDGEGFWMNVNSTVGFGHRRLSIIDLSASAAQPMHYLDRYTIIYNGEIYNYIELKEILQKQGYHFKSKTDTEVILAAYDYWKEECLFRFDGMFAFAIYDAIEDTLFAARDRFGEKPFYYYKDDDHLFFASEMKALWALGINKEVNPKMLLNYLTIGYVQNTVDKKETFFKSISSLTPAHYLKLNISSKNFEIKTYWRLNKEYGVKISDKEAIEKFTELFTTSIKRRLRSDVPVGTSLSGGLDSSSIVTIINQLYATGCADYKPACFSAVFPGFEKDETPYINSVINKFRLNSFTVRPSADELITTFKKICYHQEEPFHSSSVYAQYKVFELATQNNVKVLLDGQGADESLAGYSKYIHWYLQEIIGHRKLQLAGKEMKALRRNQVPIQWSVKNVLATFFPPHVAVFLEKKAYKKITGHTDLTNDFINSFKGMEWGGIFKPIVTNLNDILYFNTIQFGLEELLRFADRNSMAHGREVRLPFLSHELIEFIFSLPANFKIHDGWTKWILRKSMDKRLPDDIVWRKNKIGYEPPQEQWMTDPHLQDYIHEARKKLVDKNILRPETLNKKITPLPAYKEENYDWRYLCAAELLS, translated from the coding sequence ATGTGTGGCATTGCGGGAATTATATCTACAGATAAACGATTGCTGAACCGGGACAACCTTCAAAGAATGACAGATGCATTATCGCATCGTGGCCCGGATGGTGAAGGATTTTGGATGAACGTCAATAGTACTGTTGGTTTTGGACACCGACGCCTGTCCATCATCGATCTAAGCGCTTCAGCAGCACAACCAATGCATTATTTAGACCGCTATACTATTATTTATAACGGTGAGATATATAATTACATTGAGTTAAAAGAGATACTACAGAAACAAGGCTATCATTTTAAAAGCAAAACAGATACAGAAGTTATTTTAGCCGCTTATGATTATTGGAAAGAAGAATGTTTGTTCCGTTTTGATGGAATGTTTGCCTTTGCTATTTACGATGCTATAGAAGATACATTGTTTGCAGCAAGAGACCGTTTCGGCGAAAAACCTTTTTATTATTACAAAGATGATGATCATCTTTTTTTTGCCAGCGAAATGAAAGCCTTGTGGGCATTGGGCATCAATAAAGAAGTAAATCCTAAAATGTTGCTGAATTATCTAACCATCGGTTATGTTCAGAATACAGTAGATAAAAAAGAAACGTTTTTTAAAAGCATTTCATCATTAACACCTGCACATTATCTCAAACTAAATATCAGTAGTAAAAACTTTGAAATAAAAACGTATTGGCGATTAAATAAAGAATACGGTGTAAAAATTTCAGATAAGGAAGCCATCGAAAAATTTACAGAGTTATTTACTACCTCTATTAAAAGAAGATTACGAAGCGATGTGCCAGTGGGAACAAGTCTTAGCGGTGGACTGGATAGCTCTTCCATCGTTACTATTATCAATCAGCTCTATGCAACAGGATGTGCAGATTATAAGCCGGCTTGTTTTTCTGCCGTGTTTCCGGGCTTTGAAAAAGATGAAACACCTTATATCAATTCCGTTATAAATAAATTTCGTTTGAACAGCTTTACTGTTAGGCCTTCGGCAGATGAATTGATAACAACATTTAAAAAGATCTGCTATCACCAGGAAGAGCCGTTTCATTCATCCAGTGTTTATGCACAGTACAAGGTATTTGAATTGGCAACACAAAATAATGTAAAAGTGTTACTGGATGGACAGGGAGCAGATGAATCTTTAGCAGGATATTCTAAATATATTCATTGGTATTTGCAGGAAATAATAGGACATCGCAAATTGCAGTTGGCGGGGAAAGAAATGAAAGCCTTAAGAAGGAATCAAGTCCCCATTCAATGGAGCGTTAAAAATGTTTTAGCTACTTTTTTCCCGCCACATGTCGCAGTGTTTTTAGAAAAAAAGGCCTACAAGAAAATCACCGGTCATACAGACCTGACCAATGACTTCATAAACTCTTTTAAAGGAATGGAATGGGGCGGTATTTTTAAGCCCATTGTTACCAACCTGAATGATATTTTATATTTCAATACGATACAATTTGGTTTAGAAGAACTGCTTCGATTTGCAGACAGAAACAGCATGGCACATGGCCGTGAAGTACGGTTGCCTTTTTTGAGCCATGAGTTGATAGAGTTTATTTTTTCTTTGCCTGCTAATTTTAAAATACATGATGGATGGACAAAATGGATTCTACGCAAATCCATGGACAAAAGATTGCCTGACGATATTGTTTGGCGCAAAAACAAAATTGGGTACGAGCCTCCGCAAGAGCAATGGATGACCGACCCTCATCTCCAGGATTATATTCATGAAGCAAGAAAAAAACTGGTCGACAAAAATATCTTACGTCCCGAAACGCTGAACAAAAAAATAACTCCCCTACCCGCTTATAAAGAAGAAAACTATGATTGGCGTTATTTATGCGCTGCAGAATTGTTATCATAA
- a CDS encoding tetratricopeptide repeat protein produces the protein MSKSLSSFLLILSISVFTTAKSQTTAEEYYNAAVTLEDDNKIDDAITSFKKAVSLNANYTDALYELGWCYNEQGKYSDAMPVLKKATQGSSAAKVYFELGYAQQYSKNYDDAITTYKKVLELDNLYASAYKYLGIIYLNTKYDYESARDNYKNYLLYATQPDETSIYNLGWCYNQLENYDDAITTLKQAIEKKSDDYDAYNELGYAYYQKEKAEDAIDAYMQAQRYNAQNATSFTGLGDVYRVLKGSASSALPNYLKAIDLNAQSANANYGAGWCYNDKGDYEKAIPYLKKVIEINNQYTSAMTELGYSYYQLKKYSDGLDILKKAKAIKPTNLSLYYIGLCYVGLGQKSSAQATYEEMKSHSFDDADNLQKKISAM, from the coding sequence ATGTCAAAGTCCTTAAGTTCTTTCTTACTTATACTGTCAATATCAGTATTTACAACCGCAAAGTCGCAAACAACAGCAGAAGAATATTATAACGCAGCTGTAACGTTAGAAGACGACAACAAAATTGATGACGCCATTACTTCTTTTAAAAAGGCTGTTTCATTAAATGCGAATTATACGGATGCGTTATATGAATTAGGCTGGTGCTATAACGAGCAGGGCAAGTATTCCGATGCAATGCCGGTATTAAAAAAAGCGACGCAAGGTTCTTCCGCCGCCAAAGTTTACTTTGAGCTTGGTTATGCACAACAATATTCAAAAAATTATGACGATGCTATTACGACTTACAAAAAAGTATTGGAATTGGATAATCTGTATGCTTCTGCTTATAAATATCTAGGCATTATATACTTGAACACTAAGTATGACTATGAAAGCGCAAGAGATAATTATAAAAATTACCTTTTATATGCAACACAACCCGATGAAACATCTATTTATAATTTAGGCTGGTGCTATAATCAATTGGAAAATTATGATGATGCCATTACAACGCTTAAGCAGGCAATAGAAAAAAAGTCGGATGATTATGATGCTTATAATGAACTGGGATATGCCTATTATCAAAAAGAAAAAGCGGAAGATGCAATAGATGCTTATATGCAGGCACAACGATACAATGCACAAAATGCAACCTCTTTTACCGGCTTGGGCGATGTTTATAGGGTTTTAAAAGGTAGCGCTTCCTCAGCATTACCGAATTATTTAAAAGCGATAGACCTCAATGCGCAAAGCGCCAATGCAAACTACGGTGCAGGTTGGTGTTATAACGACAAGGGCGATTATGAAAAAGCAATTCCATATCTAAAAAAAGTAATCGAGATAAACAACCAATATACATCGGCAATGACGGAATTGGGGTATTCTTATTATCAGCTAAAAAAATATTCCGATGGTTTAGATATCTTAAAAAAAGCAAAAGCAATAAAGCCTACCAACCTGAGCTTGTATTATATAGGATTATGTTATGTTGGATTAGGACAAAAGAGCAGCGCACAAGCGACATACGAAGAAATGAAAAGTCATTCTTTTGATGATGCTGATAATTTGCAGAAGAAGATCAGCGCCATGTAA
- a CDS encoding porin family protein → MLDEEMDDIIKRASDQHYPTYDDQAWGKMESLLDKHLPQKKDNRRYLLLLLLFLLTGAGLYFALHSAKDKNEIAQTQAAGSVKTIEVQTNNTPPITASNQRVDKEEKTNIVNNSTGASITNNIVIKSASRSGFIANIHAATPNDNSLTGKSIQQKRKTKSRYKTKVSTGAADGIVDNQNNNNTDKEETIFAESTLATPVQQPNDVTENTIAKSTDSSLKKIVTADTANNKEPIASNTKKKEEKTNKFKSSFAITASVGPGLSYIDLNDAGKTTITYGAGVRYAFNKHFAVRTGFYVSKKIYSASPSDYHPPKQFWTYYPDLKQINANCQVYEIPLTLSYNFGLSKKHEWFGAAGLLSYLMKNETYQYNSQDAQGGQSTYTAVINNQNKNLFSVLSLSGGYQYNFTKRFSLMAEPFIELPLNGIGFGNIKLNSGGLLFTAVFKPFK, encoded by the coding sequence ATGCTGGATGAAGAAATGGATGATATTATAAAGAGGGCTTCCGACCAACATTACCCCACCTACGATGACCAGGCCTGGGGTAAAATGGAAAGCTTGTTGGATAAGCATCTTCCTCAGAAAAAAGATAACAGAAGATATCTTTTATTGCTGCTGCTGTTCTTATTAACAGGAGCAGGATTATATTTTGCTTTGCATTCTGCAAAAGATAAAAACGAGATTGCACAAACACAAGCTGCCGGCTCAGTTAAAACAATTGAGGTACAAACAAACAATACACCACCAATAACAGCATCTAACCAAAGAGTTGATAAAGAAGAAAAAACAAATATTGTAAACAACTCAACAGGCGCTTCAATCACTAATAATATTGTTATTAAAAGTGCTTCAAGATCCGGCTTTATAGCAAACATACATGCTGCTACACCTAATGATAATTCATTGACCGGAAAAAGCATTCAGCAAAAAAGAAAAACGAAATCAAGATATAAAACCAAAGTATCTACTGGTGCTGCAGATGGAATTGTAGACAATCAAAATAATAACAACACGGATAAAGAAGAAACTATTTTTGCAGAATCAACATTGGCAACGCCTGTTCAACAGCCCAATGATGTAACTGAAAATACCATTGCAAAAAGCACAGACTCTTCACTTAAAAAAATAGTAACAGCCGATACTGCTAACAACAAAGAGCCAATAGCATCTAACACAAAAAAGAAAGAAGAAAAGACCAATAAATTCAAAAGCAGTTTTGCCATTACAGCATCTGTTGGCCCGGGTTTAAGCTATATTGATTTGAATGATGCAGGCAAAACAACCATTACGTATGGTGCCGGCGTTCGATATGCATTTAATAAACATTTTGCTGTAAGAACAGGTTTTTATGTTTCTAAAAAAATATACTCAGCGTCGCCCTCTGATTATCATCCGCCCAAACAATTCTGGACATACTATCCTGACTTAAAGCAAATAAACGCCAATTGCCAGGTGTATGAGATTCCGTTAACGCTTAGCTATAATTTCGGCTTGTCTAAAAAGCATGAATGGTTTGGCGCTGCAGGGTTGTTGTCTTATTTAATGAAAAACGAAACCTATCAATATAATTCCCAGGATGCACAAGGGGGGCAATCAACATATACCGCTGTAATAAACAATCAAAATAAAAACCTGTTTTCGGTTTTATCCCTGTCAGGAGGTTACCAATATAACTTTACCAAACGGTTCTCTTTAATGGCAGAACCATTTATAGAGCTTCCGCTAAACGGAATAGGATTTGGTAACATTAAATTAAATAGCGGCGGATTATTGTTTACTGCAGTGTTTAAGCCTTTTAAATAA
- a CDS encoding RNA polymerase sigma factor: MIYNSFYGYAMAICDRYTNNHDDSVEILNDGFLKIFKEIHRFKPAYSDEIGSFKGWLRKIMIYTAIDHFRKNRKHQLVGELDSAVYHLQADVEGALDKVSYHEIIKFIQDLSPGYRIVLNLFIVEGLSHEEIAEQLGISVGTSKSNLAKARKQLQKILFRQNKILIAKNAG, translated from the coding sequence ATGATATACAACTCTTTCTATGGGTATGCTATGGCTATTTGCGACCGCTATACCAATAATCACGACGATTCTGTTGAAATATTAAACGACGGTTTTTTGAAGATATTTAAAGAGATACATCGGTTTAAGCCGGCTTATTCCGATGAGATCGGCTCTTTTAAAGGCTGGTTGAGAAAAATAATGATTTATACCGCCATCGACCATTTCAGAAAAAACCGTAAGCACCAACTGGTAGGAGAACTGGATTCAGCCGTTTATCATTTACAAGCCGATGTGGAAGGAGCTTTAGACAAAGTTTCTTATCATGAAATAATAAAGTTTATACAGGATCTATCCCCGGGCTATAGAATTGTGCTCAATCTTTTTATTGTAGAAGGATTAAGTCATGAGGAAATTGCTGAGCAATTGGGAATTTCTGTAGGAACATCAAAATCAAATCTTGCTAAGGCAAGAAAACAATTACAAAAGATCTTATTTCGTCAAAACAAAATATTAATTGCAAAAAATGCTGGATGA
- a CDS encoding SET domain-containing protein-lysine N-methyltransferase: MIAQTTNPAVQVLSNHAIAEVWQNASTNQKSLHALRQFKPGDVISRFHAGTLSTTATYLTVQVGIDRHITLQPEFLQYINHSCEPNVFFNTTTMQVVCLREINVGEELTFFYPSTEWDMVQPFVCNCGSKDCLQLINGASHLSMQTIKKYRVTDFIQQQCNLKRKL; the protein is encoded by the coding sequence ATGATAGCACAAACAACTAACCCAGCCGTTCAGGTGCTAAGCAACCATGCCATTGCAGAAGTATGGCAAAATGCTTCAACCAACCAAAAGTCATTACATGCATTACGCCAATTCAAACCGGGCGATGTTATCAGTCGCTTTCATGCAGGTACACTTTCTACCACTGCAACATACCTAACAGTGCAGGTGGGCATTGACAGACACATTACACTACAACCTGAGTTTTTACAATACATTAATCACAGTTGCGAGCCCAATGTTTTCTTTAATACTACTACCATGCAGGTAGTTTGTTTAAGAGAAATAAATGTTGGTGAAGAATTGACCTTCTTTTATCCTTCAACAGAATGGGATATGGTGCAGCCATTTGTTTGCAATTGCGGCAGCAAAGATTGTTTACAGTTGATCAACGGTGCTTCGCATCTTTCTATGCAAACCATAAAGAAGTATCGGGTAACGGATTTTATTCAACAGCAATGTAACCTAAAACGAAAGCTGTAA
- a CDS encoding D-alanine--D-alanine ligase family protein translates to MFLNSIPLNKLKVWVLAPQIETADPNIDYYYDFSQSIAEYTKTFAELKIDWQWQPVTLSNYASTIEAIEEEKKSKKIFPVIFNICDGDEINGAPGISVIKLLEEKGLVYTGSDEYFYNITTSKIPMKRAFDEAAVPTAAWEVIDKKVKSLYGIFKKLGKPVIVKPAVSGGSMGVGVGNVVSQKKDLEAQVQKMFDGYRGWNLAADGLVAESFINGPEFTTLIVGSYDNPEQAIVYNPVERIFHESLPDNEKFLSFDRLWEIYEDETPMPNEGNFYEYQTPDASLIESIKKISWDAYCATKGKGYTRVDLRMDKATGKIYVLEVNAQCGISEDEDFTSIGAILRLCGKTFTQLVVEIINDAVARKASIPKVETKKQVAA, encoded by the coding sequence ATGTTTTTAAATTCTATACCATTAAATAAATTAAAGGTTTGGGTGCTGGCACCTCAAATAGAAACCGCCGACCCTAATATCGACTACTACTACGATTTTTCTCAAAGCATTGCCGAATACACAAAAACTTTTGCTGAATTAAAAATTGATTGGCAATGGCAACCGGTTACGTTAAGCAATTATGCTTCAACCATTGAAGCAATAGAAGAAGAAAAGAAATCTAAAAAAATATTTCCTGTTATTTTTAATATTTGTGATGGCGATGAAATAAACGGAGCGCCGGGCATTTCTGTGATCAAGTTATTAGAAGAAAAGGGATTGGTTTATACAGGTTCTGATGAATACTTTTACAATATCACTACTTCTAAAATACCGATGAAACGGGCGTTTGACGAAGCTGCTGTTCCAACTGCAGCCTGGGAAGTAATCGATAAAAAAGTAAAAAGCCTGTATGGCATTTTTAAAAAACTAGGAAAGCCCGTTATTGTTAAGCCTGCTGTTTCCGGCGGAAGTATGGGCGTTGGCGTTGGCAATGTTGTTTCACAAAAGAAAGACCTGGAAGCACAGGTACAAAAAATGTTTGATGGTTATCGTGGATGGAATTTAGCAGCAGATGGATTGGTTGCAGAAAGTTTTATTAATGGTCCGGAGTTTACTACGTTAATTGTGGGCTCTTACGATAATCCTGAACAGGCAATTGTTTATAATCCGGTTGAACGCATCTTTCATGAATCATTACCTGACAATGAAAAATTTTTAAGCTTTGATCGTTTGTGGGAAATTTATGAAGATGAAACGCCGATGCCGAATGAAGGAAACTTTTACGAGTATCAAACGCCCGATGCATCTTTAATTGAATCTATTAAAAAAATCAGTTGGGATGCGTATTGCGCTACTAAAGGCAAAGGCTATACAAGAGTGGATCTGCGCATGGATAAAGCTACCGGTAAAATTTATGTGCTGGAAGTAAATGCGCAATGCGGAATTAGTGAAGATGAAGATTTTACTTCTATCGGCGCCATCTTAAGATTATGTGGTAAAACATTTACTCAATTGGTTGTTGAAATAATTAATGATGCCGTTGCAAGAAAAGCAAGCATTCCTAAGGTTGAAACTAAAAAGCAAGTAGCCGCTTAA
- a CDS encoding SET domain-containing protein-lysine N-methyltransferase, whose product MKVCVLQPDYSTSAVDYQYYDPPRDLSHLMPEAQFTHISLNKLTTYKQLKELKKNNYDIFVNLCEGYLEWEVPSIDVIYTLENLNLPFTGPTSLLYDPPKELMKYVAYCADVKTPPYVLVESMDDVERAAEQLRFPLFVKPAKAGDSLGVDERSEVHNKEELKQKVASILGEYGSLLVEEYIKGREFTVMLAGGIDKDKTPIIFKPIEYIFPEGFSFKTYALKTSELHPYANIPLTDTAIEKQLKEAAQNIFKGFNGAGYARMDFRMDDKGDLYFLEINFTCSVFYKDGYEGSADYILKHDGFGQSNFLRHIIAEGILRHDEKQKKYILRGNSTAGYGIYANRDIAANELIFKGEERPQRLVTHRHIEENWNVKEKETFRRYAYPVSKSVFLLWDDDPSGWAPQNHSCDPNTRYIGLNVVAIRNIKKGEELTLNYASFLDETMEPFQCQCGSPNCRGLITGVANNSITLREEQGI is encoded by the coding sequence ATGAAGGTTTGTGTGCTTCAGCCCGATTATTCTACCTCTGCCGTAGATTACCAATATTATGACCCTCCCCGGGACTTAAGCCATTTAATGCCCGAAGCGCAGTTCACACACATCTCTCTTAATAAGCTCACTACCTACAAACAACTTAAAGAGCTTAAAAAAAATAATTACGACATCTTCGTAAATCTATGCGAAGGTTATTTGGAATGGGAGGTTCCTTCTATCGATGTTATTTATACATTGGAAAATTTGAATCTTCCTTTCACCGGACCAACATCTTTATTATACGACCCGCCAAAAGAGTTAATGAAGTATGTTGCTTATTGCGCTGATGTAAAAACACCTCCTTATGTTTTGGTGGAAAGCATGGATGATGTAGAAAGAGCCGCTGAGCAGTTACGATTTCCCTTGTTTGTAAAACCTGCTAAAGCCGGCGATAGTTTAGGAGTAGATGAAAGATCAGAAGTTCATAATAAAGAAGAGCTAAAACAAAAAGTAGCTTCTATCCTTGGCGAATACGGTTCGTTATTAGTAGAAGAATATATTAAAGGAAGAGAATTTACGGTAATGCTTGCCGGTGGAATTGACAAAGACAAAACACCCATCATCTTTAAACCAATTGAATACATTTTTCCCGAAGGGTTTAGTTTTAAAACCTACGCATTAAAAACTTCGGAACTGCATCCTTACGCCAATATTCCTCTAACGGATACCGCAATTGAAAAACAATTGAAGGAAGCAGCACAAAATATCTTCAAAGGTTTTAACGGTGCCGGTTATGCCAGGATGGATTTTAGAATGGATGATAAAGGCGATCTTTATTTTCTCGAGATCAATTTTACCTGTTCTGTTTTTTATAAAGATGGCTACGAAGGTTCTGCAGATTATATCTTAAAGCACGATGGCTTCGGGCAATCAAATTTTCTTCGTCATATTATCGCCGAAGGAATTTTACGACATGACGAAAAGCAAAAAAAATATATTTTAAGAGGCAATTCCACTGCTGGTTACGGCATTTATGCCAATCGGGATATTGCCGCTAACGAGCTCATTTTCAAGGGCGAAGAGCGACCGCAACGCCTTGTTACTCATAGACATATAGAAGAAAACTGGAATGTTAAGGAAAAGGAAACTTTCCGACGCTACGCTTATCCTGTAAGTAAAAGTGTATTTTTGCTGTGGGATGATGATCCGTCGGGCTGGGCTCCTCAAAACCATAGTTGCGATCCAAATACAAGGTATATAGGTTTAAATGTAGTCGCCATACGCAACATTAAAAAAGGCGAAGAACTAACCCTCAACTACGCATCCTTTCTGGATGAAACAATGGAGCCATTTCAATGCCAATGCGGCTCACCCAATTGCCGAGGCTTAATTACCGGAGTTGCTAACAACTCAATAACGTTAAGAGAAGAGCAAGGCATTTAA